In Clostridium sp. SY8519, one genomic interval encodes:
- a CDS encoding phosphotriesterase has product MKTVHTVTGPVPVSELGSALMHEHFLYGYCGYQGDSTLGAFHEDEAFRICLKAAETAKSYGIKTIVDATTNECGRNVRFLKRIAEAADIHIICSTGFYFEQESAYGYWKFRSAFANIEDEIAEMMITELTEGIEGTGIRAGVIKLASSFQKITPMEQHFFRAAARAQKETGCVIITHTQQGTMGPDQARLLLENGADPAKIAIGHMCGNLDVEYHKQVLSQGVYVNLDRFGLEGELFHTPTDSQRVDLIEALIAAGYEDKILLGHDSVNVQLGRPNIMTGFMKEALKNANIGDIGHRVIPDMKRRGFTDARIRKLLEDNPQRLFQA; this is encoded by the coding sequence ATGAAAACAGTTCATACCGTTACCGGTCCGGTTCCTGTATCCGAACTCGGGTCCGCGCTCATGCATGAGCATTTTCTTTACGGATACTGCGGCTACCAGGGAGACAGCACTTTGGGCGCCTTTCATGAAGACGAAGCCTTCCGCATCTGTCTGAAAGCAGCCGAAACGGCAAAATCCTACGGCATCAAAACCATCGTGGATGCCACCACCAATGAATGCGGCAGAAATGTGCGCTTTTTAAAACGCATCGCGGAAGCCGCTGATATCCATATTATCTGCTCCACCGGATTTTACTTTGAGCAGGAAAGCGCCTACGGCTACTGGAAATTCCGCAGTGCCTTCGCCAACATTGAAGATGAGATCGCGGAAATGATGATTACCGAACTTACCGAGGGCATTGAAGGCACCGGCATCCGGGCCGGCGTGATTAAGCTGGCTTCCAGCTTTCAGAAAATCACGCCCATGGAACAGCACTTTTTCCGTGCCGCTGCCCGTGCGCAGAAAGAAACCGGCTGTGTCATCATCACCCACACCCAGCAGGGCACCATGGGACCGGATCAGGCCCGCCTTCTGCTGGAAAACGGCGCCGATCCCGCCAAAATCGCCATCGGCCATATGTGCGGCAATCTGGACGTCGAGTATCATAAGCAGGTGCTTTCCCAGGGTGTATATGTCAACCTGGACCGCTTCGGCCTGGAAGGCGAACTTTTCCACACCCCGACGGACAGCCAGCGCGTGGACCTGATCGAGGCACTCATCGCTGCCGGCTATGAAGATAAGATTCTTCTGGGTCATGACAGCGTCAATGTCCAGCTGGGCCGTCCGAACATCATGACCGGCTTTATGAAGGAAGCCCTGAAAAACGCCAATATCGGCGATATCGGCCACCGGGTCATTCCGGATATGAAACGACGCGGTTTTACCGACGCCCGCATCCGCAAACTGCTGGAAGACAATCCCCAGCGTCTGTTCCAGGCCTGA
- the trpD gene encoding anthranilate phosphoribosyltransferase, with the protein MIKEAIVKIVNKEDLSYEEARTAMDEIMGGISTPTQNAAFLAALSTKSSKAETIDEISGCAASMRAHATPVPHPGMDVLEIVGTGGDGANTFNISTTSAMVIAAGGVKVAKHGNRAASSKCGTADCLEALGANLDTDPEKCLRLLKDAGFCFMFAQKYHAAMRYVGAIRKELGFRTVFNILGPLTNPANPEYFLLGVYDEYLVELIARVLKSLGAKRALVVYGQDKMDEISVSAPTTVCELKNGEFSSYEICSEDFGLSRCDKADLAGGDPEENAEITRKILSGEITGAKRNAVLMNAGAALYLAGKAENIGDGVKLAAELIDSGKAVDVLDRYIKESNQ; encoded by the coding sequence ATGATAAAAGAAGCAATTGTCAAAATCGTTAACAAAGAAGATCTGAGCTATGAAGAGGCCCGCACGGCCATGGATGAGATTATGGGCGGAATCTCCACACCGACCCAGAATGCGGCGTTTCTGGCGGCTCTGTCCACAAAAAGCTCCAAAGCGGAAACCATTGATGAGATTTCCGGCTGCGCGGCATCCATGCGTGCCCATGCGACACCGGTGCCCCATCCGGGCATGGATGTCCTGGAAATTGTCGGCACCGGCGGAGACGGCGCCAATACCTTCAATATTTCCACGACTTCCGCGATGGTCATTGCCGCCGGCGGCGTAAAAGTGGCAAAACACGGTAACCGGGCCGCTTCTTCCAAATGCGGGACGGCGGACTGCCTGGAAGCGCTGGGAGCCAATCTGGACACAGATCCGGAGAAATGCCTGCGGCTGCTCAAGGATGCCGGATTCTGCTTTATGTTTGCCCAGAAGTATCACGCGGCCATGCGCTATGTGGGAGCCATCCGCAAGGAGCTGGGATTCCGTACGGTGTTCAATATTCTGGGACCGCTGACCAATCCGGCAAATCCGGAATATTTTCTTCTGGGGGTCTATGATGAATATCTGGTGGAGCTGATTGCCCGGGTGCTGAAATCCCTGGGAGCGAAACGGGCGCTGGTGGTCTACGGACAGGATAAAATGGATGAGATTTCCGTCAGCGCGCCGACCACTGTGTGTGAATTAAAAAACGGGGAATTTTCTTCCTACGAAATCTGCTCGGAGGATTTCGGCCTGAGCCGCTGCGACAAGGCGGATCTGGCCGGCGGCGATCCGGAGGAAAATGCGGAAATTACCCGGAAAATTCTGAGCGGTGAGATCACGGGAGCAAAGAGAAACGCGGTGCTGATGAATGCGGGAGCCGCGCTGTATCTTGCGGGAAAAGCAGAGAATATCGGAGATGGGGTGAAACTGGCCGCAGAGCTGATTGACAGCGGAAAGGCAGTGGATGTACTGGACCGCTATATTAAAGAGTCCAATCAGTAG
- a CDS encoding ABC transporter ATP-binding protein/permease yields MLQIRDLCKQYTTGELTQTALDHVSLNLRDHEFVAVLGPSGSGKTTLLNMIGGLDRYDSGDLLLGGRSTRGYKARDWDTYRNHTIGFVFQNYNLIMHQSILANVELALTISGIPGNERKRRAAEALERVGLGDQTHKKPHQLSGGQMQRVAIARALVNDPSILLADEPTGALDSETSLQVMELLKEVSRDRLVIMVTHNGELAEQYATRIVQIKDGKIQSDTHPYFPGQERSPEAVLLPGQERAAETDRNGGRVPGRRKKHASMSFLTALALSFNNLRTKKGRTILVSIAGSIGIIGIALILALSNGVNAYIGDIEEGTVLQYPVTLSKSSINYSSYISSFMGQDQVDQGRENRVTENPIVRRFAGGLGSNDLKSFKAYIDSGASGLESYARAIEYTYDVTPQIYRGSGSKIRRVLPEQAISSLDSIGVSAMEISMVNLLAFYELPQNSSLYSSQYELKAGRWPKNKNECVVVLAQDGSITDTALYALGLKNAGELEEIIHEIAVGKNVVQKKENKTYTYQDFMGITFRAASASDGYVYDKKNGIWTDRSDSMKQRRRILKHGQTIRIAGVAQLKSGSRDALLNTGIYYTHDLTQWCRRRAAGSKAVAAQKKTPKINIFTGKPFGAEKQKDKPEIRHLFRIDMDTFKKAFSLNTSRMNFSGSQLQGLSEKDLDLSRYVDRKALADSVSLSRKDLKKIFGALTASITRDKIENLTKQLLKDYAAKEGSRLTVSADKARNVFRDYLKSSGAKKALAAFVQDVVRENAEAAVKDPSSISVSEKKINELAGKLADGFADYAEKKLLPDAQDASESFADYLQSDSARKIMENFAEKQIDTRGMEKEFERQSGRITAQVKRELERQIRGAMKQASAEIVAQIRKEIASAVKQADFADLVSIDSAMLKKAVKLNLTQEELKDLVRSMLSDTTESYEKNLNTLGYAGDSDPKSITIYPKDFKNKGKIQSVIQAYNQRMEDSGQEAKVLTYNDLSGTFLSTVTDLVDTVSTALIALVGISLVVSSIMIGVITHISVIERRKEIGILRAIGASRFNISEVFNAETFITGLLAGGIGVGIARLLLFPANYVIHTVIHQPDISARMTPLSAVLLVALSIGLNVASGLLPARRAAKSDPVTALRSE; encoded by the coding sequence ATGCTTCAGATCAGAGACTTATGCAAACAGTACACAACCGGAGAACTGACACAGACTGCGCTGGATCACGTCAGTCTGAATCTGCGGGATCATGAATTTGTGGCAGTGCTGGGTCCCAGCGGATCGGGAAAAACCACACTGCTGAATATGATCGGCGGCCTGGACCGCTATGACAGCGGGGATCTTCTGCTTGGCGGGCGTTCCACCCGGGGATATAAGGCCAGGGACTGGGACACCTACCGCAATCACACCATCGGATTTGTCTTTCAGAATTACAATCTGATCATGCATCAGAGCATTCTCGCCAATGTAGAGCTGGCCCTGACCATATCCGGAATCCCGGGAAATGAACGGAAACGGCGGGCAGCCGAGGCGCTGGAACGGGTCGGACTGGGCGATCAGACGCATAAAAAACCCCATCAGCTCAGCGGCGGCCAGATGCAGCGGGTGGCCATTGCCCGGGCGCTGGTGAATGATCCCTCGATTCTCCTGGCGGATGAACCCACCGGCGCGCTGGACAGCGAAACCAGCCTGCAGGTCATGGAGCTGTTAAAGGAAGTGTCCAGAGACCGTCTGGTGATCATGGTCACCCATAACGGCGAACTGGCGGAACAGTACGCCACACGGATTGTACAGATCAAGGACGGAAAGATTCAGAGCGATACGCACCCCTATTTTCCGGGACAGGAGAGATCGCCGGAAGCGGTGTTATTGCCGGGGCAGGAGAGAGCGGCGGAAACAGACAGAAACGGGGGACGGGTGCCCGGACGCAGAAAAAAACACGCGTCCATGTCCTTTTTAACGGCACTGGCCCTTTCTTTTAACAATCTGCGGACCAAAAAAGGCAGAACCATCCTGGTATCGATTGCCGGTTCCATCGGAATCATCGGGATCGCGCTGATTCTGGCGCTGTCAAACGGGGTGAATGCCTACATCGGAGACATTGAGGAGGGTACGGTTCTGCAGTATCCGGTGACGCTGAGCAAAAGCAGCATCAATTATTCCAGCTATATTTCTTCCTTTATGGGACAGGATCAGGTGGATCAGGGCCGGGAGAACCGGGTGACAGAGAATCCGATCGTCCGCCGGTTTGCCGGCGGTCTGGGCTCCAATGACCTGAAATCCTTCAAAGCCTATATCGACAGCGGCGCCAGCGGGCTGGAATCCTATGCGCGGGCCATTGAATACACCTATGATGTGACGCCGCAGATTTACCGCGGCAGCGGCTCAAAGATCCGCCGGGTGCTGCCGGAACAGGCAATCTCCTCTCTGGATTCCATCGGTGTCAGCGCCATGGAAATCTCCATGGTGAATCTGCTGGCATTTTATGAGCTGCCGCAGAACAGCAGTCTGTACAGCAGCCAGTACGAACTGAAGGCGGGCCGCTGGCCGAAAAACAAAAACGAATGTGTGGTAGTGCTGGCACAGGACGGCAGTATTACCGATACGGCGCTGTATGCGCTGGGACTGAAAAACGCGGGGGAACTGGAGGAAATCATCCATGAGATCGCGGTGGGAAAAAATGTGGTTCAGAAGAAAGAGAATAAAACCTATACCTATCAGGATTTTATGGGAATTACCTTTCGGGCGGCCAGTGCCAGTGACGGTTATGTCTATGATAAAAAGAACGGGATCTGGACGGATCGCTCTGACAGTATGAAGCAGCGCCGCAGGATTCTGAAGCACGGGCAGACGATCCGGATCGCGGGGGTGGCGCAGCTTAAAAGCGGCAGCAGGGACGCGCTGCTGAATACCGGCATTTATTACACCCATGATCTGACCCAGTGGTGCCGCCGGCGGGCGGCAGGCAGCAAAGCGGTGGCCGCGCAGAAAAAGACGCCGAAGATCAATATTTTTACCGGAAAACCCTTCGGAGCGGAGAAACAGAAGGACAAACCGGAGATCCGCCATCTGTTTCGCATCGATATGGATACCTTCAAAAAAGCGTTTTCCCTCAATACTTCCAGGATGAATTTTTCCGGCAGTCAGCTGCAGGGACTGAGCGAAAAAGACCTGGATCTCAGCCGGTATGTGGACCGGAAGGCACTGGCGGATTCCGTCTCTTTATCCCGGAAGGATTTAAAGAAGATCTTCGGCGCGCTGACCGCTTCCATAACCCGGGACAAAATCGAAAATCTGACGAAACAGCTGCTGAAGGACTACGCAGCGAAAGAAGGAAGCAGGCTGACAGTTTCCGCTGATAAAGCGCGGAACGTGTTTCGGGATTATCTGAAATCTTCCGGCGCGAAGAAGGCGCTTGCCGCATTTGTACAGGATGTGGTAAGGGAAAATGCAGAGGCGGCCGTGAAGGATCCGTCGTCCATTTCTGTTTCAGAGAAAAAAATCAATGAACTGGCTGGAAAGCTGGCGGACGGATTTGCCGATTATGCGGAGAAAAAACTGCTGCCGGACGCACAGGATGCTTCCGAATCTTTCGCGGATTATCTGCAGTCGGATTCAGCCCGGAAAATCATGGAGAATTTTGCCGAAAAGCAGATTGATACCCGGGGAATGGAAAAAGAATTTGAGCGGCAGAGCGGCCGGATCACCGCTCAGGTGAAGCGGGAACTGGAACGGCAGATTCGAGGCGCCATGAAACAGGCCTCCGCCGAAATCGTAGCACAAATCCGGAAAGAGATCGCTTCTGCGGTTAAGCAGGCGGACTTTGCGGATCTGGTTTCCATAGATTCCGCCATGCTGAAAAAAGCGGTAAAACTGAACCTGACACAGGAGGAACTGAAGGATCTGGTACGCTCCATGCTGTCGGATACCACAGAATCCTATGAGAAAAATCTGAATACCCTGGGTTACGCCGGAGACAGCGATCCCAAGAGCATTACCATCTATCCGAAGGATTTTAAAAACAAAGGAAAGATTCAGTCTGTGATACAGGCCTATAATCAGCGGATGGAAGACAGCGGCCAGGAGGCAAAAGTGCTGACGTATAACGATCTGTCCGGAACCTTTCTTTCTACCGTAACGGACCTGGTGGACACCGTCAGCACGGCACTGATCGCGCTGGTGGGCATCTCCCTGGTGGTTTCTTCGATTATGATCGGTGTGATTACCCACATCAGCGTCATTGAGCGCCGCAAGGAAATCGGGATTCTGCGGGCCATCGGCGCCTCCCGGTTTAATATTTCCGAGGTGTTCAACGCGGAAACTTTTATCACCGGTCTGCTGGCGGGGGGAATCGGCGTCGGAATCGCCAGGCTTCTGCTGTTTCCGGCAAATTATGTGATCCATACGGTGATTCATCAGCCGGATATTTCTGCCAGAATGACGCCGCTGTCAGCGGTGCTGTTGGTGGCGCTGAGCATTGGACTGAACGTGGCCAGCGGCCTGCTGCCGGCCCGGCGGGCAGCCAAAAGTGATCCGGTGACTGCGCTGCGGAGCGAGTAA
- a CDS encoding [FeFe] hydrogenase, group A — MVNAVIDGKKVQVPEKTTILDAAASVGIMIPTLCFLKDINEVGACRVCVVEVEGHEKLFTACNNILEDGMVIHTTSKKARETRRTNVQLILSEHNDHCTTCVRSTDCSLQKLAKELNIQEMPFEKHIPEQRGSETFPLIRDYTKCIQCMRCVQVCDKIQATQIWDIVGTGARSAVDVRGVYSLEDSDCALCGQCITHCPVGALKERDDIGRLVNAVDDPEITTVVQIAPSIRAAWGEMLGLSPEEASMERLSATLKFLGFDYVFDTDFSADLTIMEEGSEFLERLKGGRRDFPMFTSCCPGWVRFLKSHYPEYTDHLSTAKSPQQMFGAVIKSYVAQLKGLDPKKIFSISIMPCLAKKQESDIPVMNDACGDPDVDVVLTNRELVRLIRSQHVKPELLEEVPLDDPMGFGSGAGNIFGATGGVMEAALRSAYYLATGENPDPDAFCAVRGMDGWKEAEFEISGIPLKIAVVNGLGNADRLLKAMKKGRVSYDFVEVMACPGGCVGGGGQPFYDGKEMAASRAPILYAFDRKTDLRFSHENPSIRKIYADYLGAPLSERSHKLLHTDHHAWQMPGEKQRK, encoded by the coding sequence ATGGTAAATGCAGTCATAGATGGGAAGAAGGTACAGGTGCCGGAGAAGACCACGATCCTCGACGCCGCGGCAAGTGTGGGAATTATGATCCCGACTTTGTGTTTCCTGAAAGATATCAATGAAGTGGGCGCCTGCAGAGTCTGTGTGGTGGAAGTGGAAGGCCATGAAAAGCTGTTTACGGCATGCAACAATATACTGGAAGACGGCATGGTGATTCATACCACCAGCAAAAAAGCGCGGGAAACCAGACGGACCAATGTGCAGCTGATCCTGTCAGAACATAATGACCACTGCACCACCTGTGTCCGCAGTACAGACTGTTCCCTGCAGAAGCTGGCCAAGGAGCTGAATATCCAGGAGATGCCCTTTGAGAAGCATATTCCGGAGCAGAGAGGAAGTGAGACCTTCCCGCTGATCCGGGATTACACCAAATGCATTCAGTGCATGCGCTGTGTGCAGGTGTGTGACAAGATCCAGGCCACGCAGATCTGGGATATTGTGGGGACCGGTGCCCGTTCCGCGGTGGATGTGCGCGGTGTATACAGCCTGGAGGATTCGGACTGCGCGCTGTGCGGCCAGTGTATTACCCACTGTCCGGTAGGCGCCCTGAAAGAGCGGGATGATATTGGCCGTCTGGTGAATGCGGTGGATGATCCGGAGATCACCACGGTGGTTCAGATCGCGCCGTCCATCCGTGCCGCCTGGGGGGAAATGCTGGGACTTTCTCCGGAGGAGGCCAGCATGGAGCGGCTGTCCGCCACACTGAAGTTTCTGGGATTTGACTATGTCTTTGACACCGACTTTTCGGCAGACCTTACCATTATGGAGGAAGGCTCCGAATTCCTGGAACGGCTCAAAGGAGGCAGACGGGACTTCCCGATGTTTACCAGCTGCTGTCCGGGCTGGGTGCGTTTTTTAAAGAGCCATTATCCGGAGTATACGGATCACCTGTCCACGGCGAAATCGCCGCAGCAGATGTTTGGCGCCGTGATCAAGAGCTATGTGGCGCAGTTAAAGGGACTGGATCCGAAGAAGATCTTCTCCATTTCCATCATGCCCTGCCTGGCGAAAAAGCAGGAGAGCGACATCCCGGTTATGAATGACGCCTGCGGGGATCCGGATGTGGATGTGGTGCTGACCAACCGGGAACTGGTCCGTCTGATCCGTTCCCAGCATGTCAAACCGGAACTGCTGGAAGAAGTGCCGCTGGATGATCCGATGGGATTCGGGTCCGGCGCCGGCAATATCTTCGGCGCGACCGGCGGTGTGATGGAGGCGGCGCTGCGCTCTGCCTATTATCTGGCAACCGGGGAAAATCCGGATCCGGACGCTTTCTGCGCGGTACGGGGAATGGACGGATGGAAAGAAGCGGAATTCGAGATTTCCGGTATTCCATTAAAGATTGCCGTGGTCAACGGGCTGGGCAATGCGGACCGTCTGCTGAAGGCGATGAAAAAGGGACGGGTTTCCTATGATTTTGTAGAAGTTATGGCCTGCCCGGGCGGCTGCGTCGGCGGCGGCGGACAGCCCTTCTATGACGGAAAAGAGATGGCGGCTTCCCGGGCTCCGATTCTGTATGCCTTTGACCGGAAGACAGACCTGCGGTTTTCCCATGAAAATCCGTCGATCCGGAAGATTTACGCGGATTATCTGGGCGCACCGCTGAGCGAACGTTCCCATAAGCTTCTGCATACGGATCACCATGCATGGCAGATGCCGGGAGAAAAACAGAGAAAGTAA
- a CDS encoding ISLre2-like element ISClsp4 family transposase, whose amino-acid sequence MNTMIEEKGVTFKELEQEIFRFVCDLGVALTQEILQQYDKYLHDSRDTSELRDKGTRHTSIKTVYGDVPYDRYVYRTRDEYGENHYVYLLDENLKMNRVGLVSENCVELMVSSITEMSYRNCANKVSDMTGLPISHTGVWNIIQTLGEKLENDERELVAANKKQEVKGEKEVPVLFEEADGVWLNLQGKDREKRHFPKAEMKAAIAYDGWKAEGNDRYSLDGKVVTAGFEKASEFQKKREAMIAAEYNLDEVQLRFLNGDGASWIKKTQDKETVFQLDPFHRNQSIRKNLPHAKAIHDVMEMLRENKVAETFAYLEIYRDSLDDDESIKKVEEVISYFRSNRDGLLPYQERGLEIPESPEGLIYRKMGTMENHIWSVIARRMKHNHTSWSIKGGNHLAKILAKKCSGKLYEVTEQLRIPIFEKEKLEEIKGDILQAGQIRKKIGKGYEYPVIGHMTALEGKTSGERGKLLAMAGF is encoded by the coding sequence ATGAATACTATGATAGAGGAAAAGGGCGTAACTTTCAAGGAATTAGAGCAGGAGATTTTCAGATTTGTTTGCGACCTTGGCGTCGCACTGACCCAAGAGATACTCCAGCAGTATGATAAATACCTGCATGACAGCAGAGATACATCCGAACTCCGTGACAAAGGGACGCGCCACACATCTATCAAAACGGTCTATGGAGACGTGCCTTATGACAGGTATGTGTACAGGACCAGGGATGAGTATGGTGAAAATCACTATGTCTATCTGTTGGATGAAAATCTGAAGATGAACCGTGTCGGCCTGGTTTCAGAGAATTGTGTGGAACTCATGGTTTCATCCATCACAGAGATGTCCTATCGGAATTGTGCCAACAAAGTTTCCGACATGACAGGGCTCCCCATCAGCCATACCGGTGTGTGGAATATCATACAGACTCTTGGAGAAAAACTGGAAAATGATGAGAGGGAACTTGTTGCAGCTAATAAGAAACAAGAAGTAAAAGGCGAAAAAGAAGTTCCAGTGTTGTTTGAAGAAGCTGATGGTGTATGGCTGAATCTTCAGGGAAAAGATCGAGAAAAACGGCATTTCCCAAAAGCGGAAATGAAAGCAGCAATCGCCTATGATGGTTGGAAAGCGGAGGGAAACGACCGCTACTCTCTTGATGGAAAAGTTGTGACTGCCGGATTTGAGAAGGCTTCCGAATTCCAGAAAAAAAGAGAGGCGATGATCGCTGCCGAGTATAACCTCGATGAGGTTCAGTTACGCTTCCTGAATGGTGACGGAGCTTCCTGGATCAAGAAAACGCAGGATAAGGAAACGGTGTTCCAGCTGGATCCGTTTCACAGAAACCAGAGTATCCGGAAAAACCTGCCCCATGCAAAAGCAATCCATGATGTTATGGAAATGCTGCGTGAGAATAAGGTGGCGGAAACTTTTGCTTATCTTGAAATATATCGTGACAGCCTGGACGATGATGAATCCATAAAGAAGGTGGAAGAAGTGATCAGCTACTTCCGTTCCAACAGGGATGGCCTACTGCCATATCAGGAGCGTGGGCTGGAAATCCCGGAAAGCCCGGAAGGACTTATTTATAGAAAAATGGGGACGATGGAGAACCATATCTGGAGCGTCATAGCCAGGAGAATGAAGCATAACCATACCAGCTGGAGCATCAAGGGCGGTAACCATCTGGCAAAGATCCTGGCGAAGAAATGTTCCGGAAAGCTTTATGAAGTAACGGAGCAGCTGAGAATACCGATATTTGAAAAAGAGAAACTGGAAGAAATCAAAGGAGATATCCTGCAGGCAGGCCAGATCAGGAAGAAGATCGGAAAGGGATACGAATACCCGGTTATTGGCCATATGACTGCGTTAGAAGGGAAGACATCCGGGGAACGGGGAAAACTTTTGGCCATGGCAGGATTTTAA
- a CDS encoding DUF1097 domain-containing protein: MSRKAIFWFSLWTSAFSALFYFFYNFLPFGVGWMMFVCLGVFFGMGLKPKDTPALLLSSYCGIAWGLFDFLLISLFARMGMNGQASTFLSIVIGTTITMCIHLGPLGNTPLRHMPIIFAGVCLTFSQNGKNILGLVVTFAFGLALCAVCFAGQAVFVKKFPLEQQEPAG; the protein is encoded by the coding sequence ATGAGCAGAAAAGCCATCTTCTGGTTTTCACTGTGGACCAGTGCATTTTCCGCACTCTTTTACTTTTTCTACAATTTCCTGCCCTTCGGTGTGGGATGGATGATGTTTGTCTGCCTGGGCGTATTCTTCGGCATGGGATTAAAGCCGAAAGATACCCCTGCGCTGCTTCTTTCTTCCTACTGCGGCATCGCCTGGGGATTATTTGATTTTCTTCTGATTTCCCTCTTTGCCCGCATGGGTATGAACGGCCAGGCATCCACGTTCCTGTCCATCGTCATCGGCACTACCATTACCATGTGCATTCACTTAGGGCCTCTGGGCAATACGCCGCTGCGGCATATGCCCATCATTTTCGCCGGGGTCTGCCTGACCTTTTCCCAGAATGGGAAAAATATTCTCGGTCTGGTGGTTACCTTTGCCTTCGGCCTGGCGCTCTGTGCGGTATGCTTTGCCGGACAGGCAGTATTTGTAAAAAAATTCCCGCTGGAACAGCAGGAACCGGCAGGATAA
- a CDS encoding NAD(P)-binding protein produces MSRLTIVTKNKAQETVEELYKDLERRIVASQPGLCPVELTSAFLHMSHAQSCGKCIPCRVGLQRLEELVNQVLNRKGTMETLAMIEKTAMVIFCSADCAIGYEAARMALKGVRGFREDFVEHIQKGRCSLMSREPVPCQSLCPAHVNVPGYISLIHAGRYAEAVQLIRQDNPFPAVCGLICEHPCEARCRRSMVDDALNIRGLKRYAVEQEGDPVIPERAEATGKKVAVVGGGPAGLSAAYYLSLMGHTVTVYEQRKQLGGMLRYGIPAYRLPREILDREIETLQSTGFQVVTDVRIGRDISLAELKEQNDALYLSIGAHQDRKIGIEGEDAAGVISAVEMLRSIGDSMPMDFTGLDIVVIGGGNVAMDVARSAVRLGAKSVRVAYRRRKADMTALEEEVEGAIADGVEICGLNAPMRIEKDAEGRVAALWVQPQKVGAIRGGRPAPEAADSAEERWACDRVLVAIGQGIDSSAFQEFGIPVHRGTIDALDSADVKDAEGIFAGGDCVTGPATVIQAIAGGKVAAANIDEYLGYDHEIRCEIDLPVIQLNDNDPRGRVEMTERPAAERIHDFCLMECAMSEEEAYQESGRCLHCDHFGYGILKGGKEQEW; encoded by the coding sequence ATGAGCAGATTAACAATTGTGACAAAGAACAAGGCACAGGAGACAGTGGAAGAACTGTACAAAGATCTGGAACGACGGATTGTGGCCAGTCAGCCGGGACTGTGTCCGGTGGAACTGACTTCCGCGTTTCTGCATATGAGTCATGCCCAGTCCTGCGGCAAATGCATTCCCTGCCGGGTGGGGCTGCAGCGCCTGGAGGAACTGGTGAATCAGGTGCTGAACCGCAAAGGGACCATGGAGACACTGGCCATGATCGAAAAGACTGCCATGGTGATCTTCTGCAGCGCAGACTGTGCCATCGGCTATGAGGCGGCCCGGATGGCGCTGAAGGGCGTCAGGGGATTCCGGGAGGATTTTGTGGAGCATATTCAGAAGGGCAGATGTTCCCTGATGAGCCGGGAGCCGGTGCCGTGCCAGTCCCTCTGTCCTGCCCACGTCAATGTGCCCGGATATATTTCCCTGATCCATGCGGGCAGATACGCGGAAGCAGTGCAGCTGATCCGTCAGGACAATCCGTTTCCGGCGGTGTGCGGCCTGATCTGTGAGCATCCCTGCGAGGCGCGCTGCCGCCGTTCCATGGTGGATGATGCCCTGAATATCCGCGGTCTGAAACGCTATGCGGTGGAACAGGAAGGAGATCCGGTGATCCCGGAACGGGCGGAAGCTACCGGGAAAAAGGTGGCTGTGGTAGGCGGAGGCCCCGCCGGTTTGTCCGCGGCCTATTATCTGTCTTTGATGGGGCATACGGTTACTGTATACGAACAGAGAAAACAGCTGGGCGGCATGCTGCGCTACGGGATACCGGCCTACCGGCTGCCGCGGGAAATTCTGGACCGGGAGATTGAGACGCTTCAGAGCACCGGCTTCCAGGTGGTGACAGACGTTCGAATCGGCAGGGATATTTCTCTGGCGGAGCTGAAGGAACAGAATGACGCGCTGTATCTGTCCATCGGCGCGCATCAGGACAGAAAGATCGGAATTGAAGGGGAAGACGCGGCCGGTGTGATCTCCGCGGTGGAAATGCTGCGTTCTATTGGAGACAGCATGCCCATGGACTTTACCGGTCTGGATATCGTAGTCATCGGCGGCGGAAATGTGGCTATGGATGTGGCCCGCTCCGCGGTCCGTCTGGGTGCGAAGTCTGTCCGCGTGGCCTATCGCAGAAGAAAAGCGGATATGACGGCGCTGGAAGAAGAGGTGGAAGGCGCCATCGCGGACGGTGTGGAGATCTGCGGACTGAACGCGCCGATGCGGATTGAAAAAGACGCGGAAGGCAGGGTGGCTGCCCTCTGGGTACAGCCGCAGAAAGTAGGGGCCATCCGGGGCGGACGCCCGGCGCCGGAAGCGGCAGACAGCGCAGAAGAGCGCTGGGCCTGCGACCGGGTGCTGGTGGCCATCGGCCAGGGTATTGACTCCAGCGCCTTCCAGGAATTCGGCATTCCGGTGCACCGAGGGACAATTGACGCGCTGGATTCCGCGGATGTCAAGGATGCGGAAGGCATCTTTGCCGGCGGAGACTGTGTGACCGGACCGGCCACTGTTATTCAGGCCATTGCCGGCGGCAAAGTGGCAGCGGCCAATATTGATGAGTATCTGGGCTATGACCACGAGATCCGGTGTGAAATCGACCTGCCGGTGATTCAGCTCAATGACAATGATCCCCGTGGCAGAGTGGAGATGACAGAGCGGCCGGCAGCGGAGCGGATTCACGATTTCTGCCTGATGGAGTGCGCGATGTCGGAGGAAGAGGCTTATCAGGAGTCCGGCCGGTGTCTGCACTGTGATCACTTCGGATACGGAATTTTAAAAGGAGGCAAGGAACAGGAATGGTAA